A segment of the Lycium ferocissimum isolate CSIRO_LF1 chromosome 5, AGI_CSIRO_Lferr_CH_V1, whole genome shotgun sequence genome:
ATACCTCAATCttgaaaaaccctagcttcccaACCTTGTTTCAACCCAAAACCACCCTAAAATTTAACTAGGAGCAAAGACCATCATCACTTATTACTAATTTAGGGTTCCAATGCTTGATTTCCACTTGAATTTTTTATTAGGAAGTGTATGGATGAGTAAAGAGTGTAGAAAGAACTTGAAGGGTCTAGAGGATTCTAATTTTTGGTGAATTAAATGATCTAAGTCGTGGCCCTTCTGAGAGAAAATTTTCCACCGCCTGCGGTTCAGCAGCagggtcgacggtccgtcgacttgtcGATGGTTCATCGACTCGCCACCGTCGACCTGCGGAAGCCCCTGAATCTCTTAGAGTTTTTCGACGGGCAGGTTGATGACCCGTTGACtagtcgacggtccgtcgatctGACCTTCGAGTTGCTCTGCTATAACATTAAGATTTTCTGGTTTATTTCGCCTCCAATCTTCCGATACTTGTTGTACACAACTTAAACTCCCGCACACATGGAATAATCATGTAGAATCTCTTATAACCTTTACAACAACCTCACTTACTAACTTCACGTCAGCTATCTTACGGCGAAACTCAGCGTATAAAATACAAGGTATAACAACGAGACTCTTCCATCTCgagcaaatactttaaaagctTTGAAGGTAtagcctttctctttcttaATTAATGGCAAATCTTTCTAAACGTGAATTTCTTGCCCTGGATATATCGGGAAAAAGCTACCTGTCTTGGGTACTTGATGCTGAAATTCATCTTGATACGATGGGTCTGGCAGACACTATCCaaaataaaaatcaagcatCAAATCAAGACCGTGCCAAGGCAATGATATTCCTCCGCTGTCACCTTGATGAGGGCTTGAAATTGGAATATCTCACTATTAAAGATCCTTATATGTTGTTGAATAATTTAAAAGATAGATATGACCACCTGAAGATGGTCATTCTTCCACAAGCACGTTTTGATTGGGTCCATTTGAGGCTACAAGATTTTAAATCTATATGTGAGTATAATTCTTCAATGTTTAGAATTATATCTCAGCTGAAATTATGTGGTGCAAATATCACTGATAATGATATGTTGGATAAAACTTTCACCACTTTCTATGCGTCAAATGTGCTCCTGCAACAGCAATATCGAGAGATGGGGTTAAAAAAGTATTCTGAACTAATTTCATATCATCTTGTAGCCGAACAAATAATGGgttattaatgaaaaatcatgaaagccGACCTACTGGTTCTTatccattccctgaagtgaatgaaaCTCACTTTCACCAAGATAAGCGTGGAAAAGGTCGTGGCCCCAATCCTCGTCGTGGGCCTAGCAGTGGTCATGACCGTGGTCGAGGGAAAAGTTATAATCATGATGATCGCCTTGCACCAAATAAATCCCTTCAAAAGaaggatgaaaagcatgaagCGATGCAAAGGAGAAATCCAGAAGATAAATGTCACAGATGTGGTGGTAAAGGGCATTTGGCACGTGCTTGTCGTACGCCAAGGCACTTGGTTGAGCTTTATCAGCCTCCCTAAAAAGGATGCTAAAGCAAATTTTATTTCTGAAGATAATGATGACTTCATGCATTTGGATGTAGCTGATTACTTTGCACTCCCACAAATAGATCCTGTAATCAGAGATGAATCTGTAGAAACTTAGATGTTTTAAGTTGTTTGTATTATCTAGTATAATCATGTTAATACTTAAAGGTAAGTCATGTTTTGTTTTAGTAATCTGGTTTGTACGGTTATGAGATAAGTCATGTTTTGTTTTAGCAATCTGGTTTGTACGGTTATGGATCTTGTAAATCAAgtgtaaatcatgttttggtaATAATATTTACTACAATGTTCACTTTGtgtatattttttcattttgaagaaaatatggaCGTTTCTCAAATATTGTTTGGATCAATGAttgaagatatttgtgtgattgataGTGGAACAACGCATGTCATATTGAAAGACGAGATTTTTTTTGCTTACTTGCTTAGAAAAAGGGCAAATCTAACTACAATTTCTGGTAATTCAAAACTGATTAAAGGCTCTTTACTATATTTCTGCCTGAGGGGACGAAACTTGTTATAGAAGATGCACTGTTCTCTTCTAAATCCCTAAGAAACTTGTTGAGTTTCAAAGATATCCGTCGGAATGGGTATCATGTTGAGAcattaaatgaaatgaaagttggTATTGAATCACCTGCCTTTCTAGAACATATACATGGGATATATGTGGACCTATTTACCCACCTTGTGGGTCATTCATATATTTTATGGTCCTAATAGACGCATCTTCCAGATGGTCGCATGTGTGCCTATTATCATCTGGCCACCTGGCGTTTGCGAAATAAATTGTTGGCATAAATAATACGTTTAAGGGCACAGTTCCCAGATTATCCCATTAAGGCTATACGTCTCGATAATGCTGGAGAATTTACATCCTAAGTCTttgatgattattgtttatCCATTGGGATAAAAGTTGAACATCCTGTGGCTCATGTTCATACTCAATATGGCCTTGCTGAGTCATTTATTAAGCGCCTGCAATTAATAGCAAGAGCACTATGTATGAAAACACGGTTGGCCACTACCGTCTGGGGTCATGCTATCTTACATGCAGCATCGCTAATTCGTCTCAAACCGactcattataataaatactctCTGTCACAATTAGTATTTGGCCATGAACCAAATATTGCTCATCTATGAATCtttggttatgttgtatatgtgCCGGTTGCACCACCACAGTACACTAAGATGTGACCCCAAACAAGGTTAGGAATATATATTGGGTTTGAATGACCCTCTGTTATTCCTGTCTTGAACCTTTGATGGGAGATCTATTCACTGCTCAATTTGCAGATTGTCGATTTGATGAAACGAATTTCCCACAATTAGGgggagagaaaaaagaaatcaaaagagaAATTGCATGGAAAATTTCATCGCGCTCTCATTTTGATTCACACTCCCCTGTTTGTGAAATGGAGGTCCAGAAGATCATCCATTTGCAGAAAATATCAAATCAGATCTCGGATGCATTTactgatttgaaaaggataAGTAAATTGCATATTCCTGCAGAGAATGCGCCTATCCGAATTAATGTCTCAAAGGGCAGTCTTAGCACCGTAGGTTCGAATCCATACACGTCCGGTTAGCGTGGAAGACCATTGGGTTCCAGgataaaaatcctagaaaaaaaaagtatgaaaatgatcaaaatgacaCTAGAAAAGGATCTCACGGTGAGATTCAAGATCTGATTAATCCTGATATTCCTGAAGATATCATTGAACCCGAGACTCAAGTGAATAAAGAACTATTATTAAGTTCTACTGGTGATGAGATAGATTTGACTTGATCGAAAATTATGGTGGATAATGTTTTTGTATATAATGTTGCATTGAAC
Coding sequences within it:
- the LOC132057709 gene encoding uncharacterized protein LOC132057709, with amino-acid sequence MANLSKREFLALDISGKSYLSWVLDAEIHLDTMGLADTIQNKNQASNQDRAKAMIFLRCHLDEGLKLEYLTIKDPYMLLNNLKDRYDHLKMVILPQARFDWVHLRLQDFKSICEYNSSMFRIISQLKLCGANITDNDMLDKTFTTFYASNVLLQQQYREMGLKKYSELISYHLVAEQIMGY